The Collibacillus ludicampi region CGTGGAACGGACGATGCAATCTGGCGTCGTATTCGCTTGATACCGTTCGATGTAATAATTCCAGAGCACGAACGCGATCCTAAACTACCGGAAAAATTACGCGCTGAATGGTCAGGTATATTGCGTTGGGCCGTGGAAGGGTGCTTGCTGTGGCAACGCGAGGGGTTAGGTGTTCCTGGCGCAGTGGTCGAAGCAACGCAAGAATATCGCGAAGAAATGGACGTTATCGGCGCGTTTTTGGCTGATAAATGCGTCATCGGATCGGGTTATAAAACGCATTCGTCCGAACTGTACGAGGAATACAAAACGTGGTGCGCTGATAATGGCGAATACCAAATGACGCAATCAATGTTTGGACGAAAGTTGAAAGAACGGGGATTCGAGAACGTTAAATCTAATGGATATAAAGTTTGGAAAGATATCGGCTTAGCACGAAATATACCCGTCCCCTTTGCGCGTATATCGTAGGGACAGTTTCAGGGACACAGGGATGGTTTGATCGCATTTTTCCCTTTTTCTCTATAAATTTTTTATTTGTATATGAAAAACGGAAATTTTAATCCAAACTGTCCCTATCGTCCCTAAACCATCCCCTATTCACACGTCGCTCAATATTGGGCGGCTTATTTATTTTCGTGCGTGGATTGGAGGTGATTTAATGCGCAACGAAATCTGGCGATTGAATAGTGATTATCTCGCAGCCTACACAGAAGATCCCGATGTATGGCGTAAAATCAAACGATCATACGGATTCAAAGTGATGGCTGAATACTACCGCAACGGAAAACTGTTCGCGATGCAATATGTCGTACCGAACGAGAAGAAACGTTCCATTCGTCATCTTCTCGGCGTGAATGTGACGTGCGATAAAACGGCTGTGTAGTTTAGGTAAGGTAATTATATTACCCCCGTTTGAAAAATCGCTCTACGGGGCTGATTTCGCGAAAATCGTACCAAATATGCACTATTTTATCGACGTGGAGAGATGCTTGTGCGTATTGCGCTTGCGGTGAAGCTGAGTACCGTCAATGACGCTCACGTTGCATTGATTCGCCTGGTGGAATTGGGGAGCGGTTGGGTGATATCCGAAATGTGTCGCACATTCAGATGTCCGATAAGTTTCGCATATCGACGTGCTATTGAATCGGGAATGGCCGAGGCGAGATTGTTGGGTGTTGAGCGCTTGCTAGTGGACGTGACGACAGACGAGCATCCTGAACTCGAAACGCTCGGCGTTGAACGTCTCGCTTGAAAGGGGGTGATGTACAACGGTCATTCGCTATCAGATGCATTGGTTCGATGGCCACTGGAACGCTGATGTCGCGTTGGTTGATTCCAACGAAACAATTGACACGTTCACGCTGCATCATCTGGCAGACAAATTGAATCCGGCGATTGAAACCGCGCAGATGCACGCATCGCTGAAGGCGTGGCAAATGGGTTATCGCAGTTGTCGTCATGATGTGGATGTGCGTGGATTTGAAGTTTGTTATTTGATTCGTGATTTTTGGGAGGCTGAATTGGATGATCAGACAAACTATTATTCCGCAACATGGACAGGATGGTGATATAGATGGCAGCAAGCGCATACTCACTTGAAATAATGATTCGGGCCGTGGATCAGTTTACGGCGCCCATACGAGCAATGCAATCACAAATCTCAACTTTTCAACGATCTATATCCGAAACGACAAAACAAGTTGAGCAACTTAGCAAACGGTTTTCCCAAATTGGAAAAGTTCCTTTTGGCGGTGGGGGGCTAACATCTGAAACAACGAAACAGGTCGATCAGTTAAGTAAGCGTCTAACCGATATTAACAGATTGGCTGCCGGCAGCGGTCTACTATTTGGCGGTTCAATGTTAGCTAATGCGATGGCCGAGAATGTTAAACAGGCAGGTGACTTCCTAACCACTCTCACAATGATTCAAGACACGGTTGGTGCTACAGCCGACCAAATAAAACAAATCCAAAATGTGATTCAGCAAACAAGTGGGAAGACAATATTTAGTGTTCAAGACACGGCTGAAATCGCCAAGAGGCTCAGTAGTTCAGGTCTGGATGCGCAACAAATTACGCAAACATTGCCTATTTTTACGCAATACGCAGAGGTACAAAAGTTGGGTAAAGGTACGTCACCAGACGAAGCCGTTACACAGGCCATATCGAGTGCGCACATGGTAGGTGCTTATACACCAAAGGAACTCTTGAGTTTCCTAGATAAGTATAATAAAGCCACGTTCATGACTCCTGGTTCATCATCGGAATTTGCCGACACGTTCAAGTACTTGGCTCCATCGATGCAAGCATTGCATGCGTCTACAGATGACACTTTGTTATTAGCGGCGTTATCGAATCGACTCGGTATATTGGGTTCGATGGCAGGCACGAACGCGAGCGACATGATATTGAGAAGTATTAGTGGCCTGTTCGGTGGTCGTGGAAAAACGCCAAGCGCACAAATGCGCGGATTACATGCATTAGGACTCGATAACACAATCTTCGATAAAAGCGGAAACTTCTTAGGCGTTGCGAATTTGGTTGCGCAATTGCAGAGGGCCAGTCAAGGTCGCAGTCCGACTGAATTAGCAAAATATTACAAGGATATATTCGGCATGCAAGGTTTAAGGATCGCGCAATTACTCTCGTCTGAACGTGGTCAGGATGCGCTACAGTCGATTGTCAAACAAATGCAAAATATGAAGTCGATTTCTCAGATGCAAGAAGACACCAATAAATCACCGCTTGGACAGATACAACAGCTACAGACGAACCTACAAAATCTAAAATTGAATGTGTTCATCCAAATGGCGCAATTGTTGAATCCGATATTGCAATACTTGAATCAAATCGTAAGCAAAATTCAAGTGTTTGCGGATCAACATCCGAAGATTATGAAATATGTAGCGGCATTTGTCGCAATCACGGGCGGTCTATTGGCTTTATCCGCTGCTGTTGCCGGTGTGATAGTTTTATTCGGAACGCTTGGAGTTGGTGGATTAGCTGCAGTTGGCGTTATTACTGCTTTTGCCGTTGTCGCGACACTCATAATCAAATATTGGGGGCCGATCAAGTCGTTTTTCGTCAACTTATGGAACGGCGTAAAATCCACGACTCAATCAGCGTGGCAAGCGATTTGGGGCGCGATTGGGCCTGCGGTAATGTCTATCTGGCGCACAATCTTCAGCGCTTGCACACAGATAATAGCATTCTGGCGTACAATTTGGCCGATGTTAAAACAAATCATAATGTTTGTATGGCCAGCAATTAAGGATTACATTGCGTTCCAATTATTATCAGGACAATTGGAGCCGTTATATGGGCAACGCTGAAAGCGGTATGGCCGATTATTGTTGCTGACGTTAAATTTGCATGGACGATGATCAAAAATGTAACACAGCTTACATGGGATATTGTATCAGGCATCATCGTGGTCGGACTTGATTTATTGACCGGTCATTGGTCAAAAGCATGGACAGACATAAAATCATATGTCGGCAAAATTTGGCTGGATATCAAAACTGTGGTGTCTGATGGCTGGAACGGCATCGTCCAACTCGCATCAACTTGGTATTCTACCGCACTAAGTTGGGGCAAGAACGTGGTGCAAGGTATCATCGATGGTATTGTTTCGCTGGCAAGTAATCTGGCTAGTACTGTAGCAGATTTGGCGGATAGATATATCGTGCAACCATTCAAACATGCGGCTGGTATTAATTCGCCAAGTCGTGTGATGGCTGAACAAGGTAGATATCTACTTCTGGGCTTACATCAAGGTATGACGGATCAGTATCATCTCAATTTGATTGAACGCGCATCCAACCAGCTTGTTAATGCTGCCGTACCCGATACATTTGATCGGTACGGGTATGGTGGTTACGGTGGTGGTGACGTTCATTTTCACGGCGACATCATAATCCAAGGAGCCAATAAAGACGCTAAGCAACTGGCCGATGAGCTAATGCGCGAACTCGGTGTGCGCACACGCACCAACAACATGTCGCGACCAATTGGGCCGAACAGGTTGGTGTTCAATTAAAGGAGGTGTCACGTGCGCAGTTAATAATTGAATTGCTGCGCACGATCACTCCCGATCATTATTTTTTTAAAAAGAAGGTGAATACTTTGCAAAATGTTGATTTATCAAAATACAGAGTCATCAAGATTGGTAAATGTACATTTCTCTCCCCAAAAGATGCACCTCCGATCACAGACTTTTTAGAGGAAGAGTTTAAACGTATACACTATAAGAAGTACAAAGAAGAAATTGAGATAAAAATTAAAGCGAAAAAATTATATCCAGATATTTTTGGAAGAAGCAGTATCGATTAATTTAACGACATTCTTTATGCAATAAAAAAGCGATAGTTAGTTAAAACTACCGCAAGAGTGTGGGTATATTGTTGTTGCACACTTTGATTTTATCACATTATCGCTTTATATTGATATAACGTTTGTGCGTATTTTGTGAATTTTTGTCGAATTATAGGTGAAGTACTTAATAAGACTATATTTGTTCGCGGAAAATAAGATGCTTTATCAATTGTTTAACTATCTATTTCCTTTAGTTTTAAACTCAATAGTATATAACTATATTAATAAAATCTTCTGATTCACCATACAAACGCCAATTAACTCGTAAATCACTGTTTCTAGTTCGAACAGAAAACTCACCATCTTTAGGTGAGTAAATTGTTCTTATACTTGACACTCCTTCTCCATTGGGGCAATCCAGAAATGGAAGTAATTTAAGTCTATCTCTGTTCGGTGGTGGATTTTGTCCACTCCTTTGGCCAAGATGTAACAATTCATTCCACCCTAGTAAAGGTGACCAAGCAGCAATAAAGGCTCTTTTACCTTTATTACCGCTGGCAAATTCATTACACAGCCAATCGAAGTCGTCTTGAAATGCCTCACTCCAGACCTTTTTCTGTTTTCCAGTACCACCATACCAATATCTCCAGTATTTAACCTCAATTCTAAAATCCTTGTAATCAATCATTATGTCTTGACCTTTTGCTTTTAGACTATTCGATGAATAACGAACCATTTGTCTAAATGGGCCGCCTAGTCTATAGACAATATCCGCCTCGCAAAGATTGTTAATTGCATAATTCGTTTTTTCTCTAATATCCATATTGCTGACTAACAAATTAAATTCATCAATAATAATCCTACAATTTGAATCAAAATAATCCAAAATCAATATTATCACCCAATCTCTTTATTTTTTACTTGAATTAATATTACATACTTTTAACTGGTTAGGCAATCGATTCCTATTAGCGATTCACGTATCGCAACAAATGATTGTTTCAACTTTAACTAGTTTGCTCCACTCACGCAAAGAGTCGCTGATGATATGTGTAGGCACTGAATAAGGGCGTTCAAGACGAGCGCCCCGTTTTAATTTATTTCGATTTATACACGCATTGATATTGGAGTGTAACAAGTCGAGTGAATTTTAGAACAATTGGATTTCAATTTTTATAACGGTATAATAGTGGTTGAATGGAGAACGTTCGGAGTCATTGATAACTTTACTATGCGAGTAATGATTGAAAATCGCGAAAAGCCTTAAGTAGTGCGGAATATTCGTTCGCATACTGCCCATTTTTAACAAGTTATATCTGGATGAACCAAGACCGGATGATGATATTTTCGATTACGGTCCCATACATGTGGTCGTAGACCGCGCTTCGCGAATCTATATGGATGACACCGTCACCATCGACTACGATGAGGAAAAAGGCGGGTATGTATTGAAAAGTCCGGGACAGATTATCCCGGGGGTATTCTTTTTGTAATTTCCCGTCAGAACTTTATGCCTACTTGGAAACACTCATGTTTTCAGTTTAGGACAGCAAAGTAAAAAACCTTTTGACAATTGATTTAATCCACGTTATTATATATATCAGGGTTAACAAATCGGAATATATATATTAAACCGACCGGACAACTGGAGGTCTTTACTTACGCAATAGTGAAGCAAAAAATTCGACGGTATTAATGATCGTCGAAGTTTGCCAACTCATAGTTGCGAGTAAAGATCTCTTTTTTATTTTGTAAATTATGATTTTGAATGTAAATATTCAATACAAGTGAAGGGGGAATGAATACATTGTTTAGGAAAAAGGTGTTTCTGATTCTTGAACAAATTACTGCCAGAGGAGTTTCCGTTATTACTGTAGTTTTTCTTTTATTTCTATGGACATTGATTACCAATTTGAAATGGATTGACCCACTTTTCTTGCCTACTCCCCAATCAGTCTGGGCTGCATTTTTAGAACTTTTACATGAAGGATATAAAGGTTCTCCCTTAGGTACGCATATCATAACCAGTCTTTATCGGTTATTTCTGTCATTATTTTATGCTTGTGTCACTGCCATCCCGCTTGGAATTCTTTGTGGGTATTCAAAATATATACGTGCAATTTTTGATCCCATTATTGAATTTTATAGACCTCTTCCTCCATTGGCATATTACGCATTACTTGTTTTGTGGTTTGGGATCGATGATAAATCAAAAGTTGCCCTTTTATTTCTTAGTGCTTTTCCACCACTTTTTATTGCAACTGTATATAGTGTGCAGAGAACTCCGCTTGACCGAATCCATGCAGCCTTATCATTAGGAGCATCAAAGTGGAAGGTTTTGAGCCATGTCATATTTCCCGGATGTCTTCCGGATATAATCACGGGGCTTCGTACTGCGATTGGAGTAACCTATTCAACGTTGGTTGCTGCTGAAATGGTGGCTGCAACTTCAGGTATA contains the following coding sequences:
- a CDS encoding phage tail tape measure protein; amino-acid sequence: MAASAYSLEIMIRAVDQFTAPIRAMQSQISTFQRSISETTKQVEQLSKRFSQIGKVPFGGGGLTSETTKQVDQLSKRLTDINRLAAGSGLLFGGSMLANAMAENVKQAGDFLTTLTMIQDTVGATADQIKQIQNVIQQTSGKTIFSVQDTAEIAKRLSSSGLDAQQITQTLPIFTQYAEVQKLGKGTSPDEAVTQAISSAHMVGAYTPKELLSFLDKYNKATFMTPGSSSEFADTFKYLAPSMQALHASTDDTLLLAALSNRLGILGSMAGTNASDMILRSISGLFGGRGKTPSAQMRGLHALGLDNTIFDKSGNFLGVANLVAQLQRASQGRSPTELAKYYKDIFGMQGLRIAQLLSSERGQDALQSIVKQMQNMKSISQMQEDTNKSPLGQIQQLQTNLQNLKLNVFIQMAQLLNPILQYLNQIVSKIQVFADQHPKIMKYVAAFVAITGGLLALSAAVAGVIVLFGTLGVGGLAAVGVITAFAVVATLIIKYWGPIKSFFVNLWNGVKSTTQSAWQAIWGAIGPAVMSIWRTIFSACTQIIAFWRTIWPMLKQIIMFVWPAIKDYIAFQLLSGQLEPLYGQR
- a CDS encoding phage tail protein, producing the protein MIKNVTQLTWDIVSGIIVVGLDLLTGHWSKAWTDIKSYVGKIWLDIKTVVSDGWNGIVQLASTWYSTALSWGKNVVQGIIDGIVSLASNLASTVADLADRYIVQPFKHAAGINSPSRVMAEQGRYLLLGLHQGMTDQYHLNLIERASNQLVNAAVPDTFDRYGYGGYGGGDVHFHGDIIIQGANKDAKQLADELMRELGVRTRTNNMSRPIGPNRLVFN
- a CDS encoding iron-sulfur cluster biosynthesis family protein, whose product is MDEPRPDDDIFDYGPIHVVVDRASRIYMDDTVTIDYDEEKGGYVLKSPGQIIPGVFFL
- a CDS encoding ABC transporter permease, translated to MNTLFRKKVFLILEQITARGVSVITVVFLLFLWTLITNLKWIDPLFLPTPQSVWAAFLELLHEGYKGSPLGTHIITSLYRLFLSLFYACVTAIPLGILCGYSKYIRAIFDPIIEFYRPLPPLAYYALLVLWFGIDDKSKVALLFLSAFPPLFIATVYSVQRTPLDRIHAALSLGASKWKVLSHVIFPGCLPDIITGLRTAIGVTYSTLVAAEMVAATSGIGWMVLDASKFLRSDIIFVGIILMGFIAMLMDGLIRWIQRYKFPWVGIQD